In Phlebotomus papatasi isolate M1 chromosome 1, Ppap_2.1, whole genome shotgun sequence, the following proteins share a genomic window:
- the LOC129798986 gene encoding uncharacterized protein LOC129798986, with amino-acid sequence MRKPKSFSLERATVTAEDLTEWFQNCLGYFTEHNLLSISPDRVFNCDESAFFLTPEDGNVLSRRGSRVVPSLKNSGPKQCITVLFMVSATGELAPPMAVHKTDITPKIAIHNAEGWKMGTSPQSGWMDGPLFYAGLYFPKIVFQHSEESIINNQHDQATDNNPSNDPVIPGNQLSATSETQPIFDTLKQCYFWPGEIPKRRQKKRVKASNVKHQYIVSSEEIIAEQEEKLRQDLQKKKEIV; translated from the coding sequence atgcgcaagccaaaatccttctcattggaaagagctactgttactgctgaagacctcacggaatggtttcagaattgtcttggatatttcacagaacacaaccttctgagcatttcaccagaccgtgtttttaattgcgacgaaagtgcattctttttgacaccggaagatggaaatgtcctgtccaggagaggttcacgtgtagttccatctcttaaaaattcaggaccgaagcaatgtatcacagtactcttcatggtgtcagctactggcgaacttgctcctccaatggctgttcataaaactgacattactccaaaaattgccattcacaacgcagaaggatggaaaatgggaacgtcaccacagagtggctggatggatgggccacttttctatgctggtctttatttcccgaaaattgttttccaacattcagaggagtccattatcaataaccagcacgatcaggccaccgacaataatccttcaaatgatccagtcatccctggaaaccaactctctgcaacttctgagactcaaccgatcttcgacacactaaaacaatgctatttctggccaggagaaattccaaaacgtcgtcagaagaagagggtcaaagccagcaatgtgaaacaccagtatattgtatcttccgaggaaattatcgcggaacaggaggaaaaattgaggcaggatttacaaaaaaagaaagaaattgtttaa